In Chrysoperla carnea chromosome 2, inChrCarn1.1, whole genome shotgun sequence, the following proteins share a genomic window:
- the LOC123292931 gene encoding uncharacterized protein LOC123292931 produces the protein MLRKIGTFIVICSTIAVISCKPIDNENSAEGSYEYEAPTKVDLSLDANVNIKPATNFLEPKLDFSAEVGGASGIGQIVSVFNGPPTKIEYAAQENESIFSKKDSFYTGLHEALANIFQYKPIVDTIKEEDKYGNDGEKFRSIGKFVVGKAEGLSNFLNKAAEVPGQVFKAIVQTTNEKLNHLGGKIVGLEK, from the exons ATGCTTCGAAAAATTGGTACATTTATTGTTATATGTAGTACCATAGCGGTAATCAGTTGCAAACCAattgataatgaaaattcaGCCGAAGGATCATACGAATACGAAGCACCCACAAAAGTAGATTTGTCACTTGATGCTAATGTAAACATTAAACCAGCAACTAACTTTCTTGAACCAAAACTTGATTTTAGTGCTGAAGTAGGTGGTGCAAGTGGTATCGGC CAAATTGTATCTGTGTTTAATGGGCCAccaacaaaaattgaatatgcTGCACAAGAAAACGAAtcaattttcagtaaaaaagATTCTTTTTATACTGGGTTACACGAAGCTTTGGCTAACATCTTTCAA taTAAGCCAATTGTAGACACAATAAAAGAGGAAGATAAATATGGTAATGATGGTGAAAAATTCAGAAGTATAGGAAAATTTGTTGTTGGAAAAGCTGAAGGATtatcaaatttcttaaataaagcTGCTGAG GTTCCAGGACAAGTATTTAAAGCGATCGTACAAACtacaaacgaaaaattaaatcatcTGGGTGGAAAAATTGTTGGTttagaaaagtaa
- the LOC123293766 gene encoding uncharacterized protein LOC123293766 has protein sequence MAAIKILFSCLIASLLIVQIINGATTSPRNIDSLYATAAVDANSVLDQKNRVLPASEIITAVKPSDQAPVTEKNPLADLQYPKPIDTSTIAKFFTDIFQIPISVLQAVANLLSNPFRQRPETSAETLK, from the exons ATGGCAGCCATAAAAATCTTATTCAGTTGTTTAATTGCTTCATTGTTGattgttcaaataataaatgGAGCCACAACATCACCACGAAATATTGATAGTTTATAT gcTACAGCAGCAGTTGATGCAAATTCAGTATTAGATCAAAAAAATCGTGTGTTACCAGCGTCAGAAATTATAACCGCTGTTAAACCCAGTGATCAAGCACCAGTAACAGAAAAAAATCCATTAGCAGATTTGCAATATCCAAAGCCAATTGATACTAGTACCATTGCTAAATTCTTCACAGACATTTTCCAG atcCCAATATCAGTTTTACAAGCAGTAGCGAATTTATTGTCGAATCCATTTAGACAGAGACCAGAAACATCCGCTgaaacgttaaaataa